One genomic window of Peromyscus maniculatus bairdii isolate BWxNUB_F1_BW_parent chromosome 2, HU_Pman_BW_mat_3.1, whole genome shotgun sequence includes the following:
- the Pcsk9 gene encoding proprotein convertase subtilisin/kexin type 9 isoform X2: MGARCFVRLRWPLSPLLLLLLLLHPVGAGAQDEDADYEELMLALRSQEDGLADEVPHMATATFRRCSKEAWRLPGTYVVVLTEKTQRLQIEQAIHRLQTRAARRGYVIKVLHIFYDLFPGFLVKMSSDLLSLALQLPHVEYIEEDSFVFAQSIPWNLERIIPAGHQTEEYSSSNGSGQVEVYLLDTSIQSDHREIEGRVTITDFNSVPEEDGTRFHRQASKCDSHGTHLAGVVGGRDAGVAKGTSLRSLRVLNCQGKGTVSSTLVGLEFIWKSQLVQPSGPVVVLLPLAGGYSRILNTACQRLARTGVVLVAAAGNFRDDACLYSPASAPEVITVGATNVRDQPVTLGTLGTNFGRCVDLFAPGKDIIGASSDCSTCFTSQSGTSQAAAHVAGIVAMMLTLEPELTLAELRQRLIHFSTKDVINMAWFPEDQRVLTPNLVATLPPSTHVAGGQLLCRTVWSAPSGPTRTATATARCAAEEELLSCSSFSRSGRRRGDRIEATGGQQVCKALNAFGGEGVYAVARCCLLPHANCSIHTTPAARASLETRAHCHQEDHVLTGCSFHWEVEDIGVQQPALLRPRHQPGQCVGHREASVHASCCHAPGLECKIKEHGVSGPTEQVTVACEAGWTLTGCNALSGASVTLGAYAVDNMCVARSRDTDVAGRAGEEATVAAAICCRSRPSAKASWAHQ, encoded by the exons ATGGGCGCCCGCTGCTTTGTGCGGCTGCGGTGGCCGCTGtcgccactgctgctgctgttgctgttactGCACCCGGTGGGCGCCGGTGCCCAGGACGAGGATGCTGACTACGAGGAGCTGATGCTAGCCCTCCGGTCCCAGGAGGATGGTCTGGCCGATGAGGTCCCGCACATGGCCACCGCCACCTTCCGTCGTTGCTCTAAG GAGGCCTGGAGGCTGCCAGGCACCTACGTGGTGGTGCTGACCGAGAAGACACAGCGACTGCAGATTGAACAAGCCATCCATCGCCTGCAGACCAGGGCTGCCCGCCGGGGCTATGTCATCAAGGTTCTGCACATCTTCTATGACCTCTTCCCTGGCTTCTTGGTGAAGATGAGCAGTGACCTGCTGAGCCTG GCCCTGCAGTTACCCCACGTGGAGTACATCGAGGAAGACTCCTTTGTCTTCGCCCAGAGCATCCCGTGGAACCTGGAGCGGATTATCCCAGCAGGGCACCAGACAGAGGAATACAGCTCCTCCA ATGGAAGTGGCCAGGTGGAGGTATATCTCTTAGACACCAGCATCCAGAGTGACCATCGGGAAATTGAGGGCAGGGTCACCATCACTGACTTCAACAGCGTGCCTGAGGAGGATGGGACACGCTTCCACAGGCAG GCAAGCAAGTGCGACAGCCATGGCACCCACCTGGCAGGCGTGGTCGGCGGCCGGGATGCTGGTGTGGCCAAGGGCACCAGCCTGCGCAGTCTGCGTGTGCTCAACTGTCAAGGGAAGGGCACAGTCAGCAGCACCCTCGTAG gtCTGGAGTTTATTTGGAAAAGCCAGCTAGTCCAGCCTTCAGGGCCAGTAGTAGTCCTGCTGCCCCTGGCGGGTGGGTATAGCAGGATCCTCAACACTGCCTGCCAGCGCCTGGCAAGGACTGGGGTAGTGTTGGTTGCTGCAGCTGGCAACTTCCGGGATGATGCCTGCCTCTACTCCCCAGCCTCTGCACCAGAG GTCATCACAGTTGGGGCCACCAATGTCCGGGACCAGCCAGTCACCCTGGGGACCTTGGGGACCAACTTTGGCCGCTGTGTGGACCTCTTTGCTCCTGGGAAGGACATCATTGGTGCCTCCAGTGACTGCAGCACCTGCTTCACGTCCCAGAGCGGGACGTCACAGGCTGCTGCCCACGTGGCTG GCATTGTAGCCATGATGCTGACTCTGGAGCCAGAGCTCACTTTGGCCGAGCTGCGGCAGAGGCTGATCCACTTCTCTACCAAAGACGTCATCAACATGGCCTGGTTCCCTGAAGACCAGCGGGTGCTGACCCCCAACCTGGTGGCCACACTGccccccagcactcatgtggccG GCGGGCAACTGCTCTGCAGGACGGTGTGGTCAGCACCCTCGGGGCCCACACGGACAGCCACCGCTACAGCCCGCTGTGCCGCAGAAGAGGAGCTGCTGAGCTGTTCCAGCTTCTCCAGGAGCGGGAGGCGACGTGGTGATCGGATTGAG GCTACAGGGGGGCAGCAGGTCTGCAAGGCCCTCAATGCATTTGGAGGTGAGGGGGTCTACGCTGTCGCTAGGTGCTGCCTGCTTCCCCATGCCAACTGTAGCATCCACACCACGCCTGCAGCCAGAGCTAGCCTGGAGACCCGTGCCCACTGCCACCAGGAGGACCACGTCCTCACAG GCTGCAGCTTCCACTGGGAGGTGGAAGACATTGGGGTCCAGCAGCCGGCTCTGCTGAGGCCCAGACATCAGCCTGGCCAGTGCGTTGGCCACCGGGAGGCCAGCGTCCatgcttcctgctgccatgccccagGCCTGGAGTGCAAAATCAAGGAGCATGGGGTCTCAGGCCCTACAGAGCAG GTCACCGTGGCCTGTGAGGCAGGCTGGACCCTGACTGGATGCAATGCTCTCTCTGGGGCATCCGTCACTCTGGGGGCCTACGCCGTGGACAACATGTGTGTGGCAAGAAGCCGTGACACCGACGTGGCAGGCAGGGCCGGTGAGGAAGCCACAGTAGCTGCTGCCATCTGCTGCCGGAGTCGGCCTTCAGCAAAGGCCTCCTGGGCTCACCAGTGA
- the Pcsk9 gene encoding proprotein convertase subtilisin/kexin type 9 isoform X1 → MGARCFVRLRWPLSPLLLLLLLLHPVGAGAQDEDADYEELMLALRSQEDGLADEVPHMATATFRRCSKEAWRLPGTYVVVLTEKTQRLQIEQAIHRLQTRAARRGYVIKVLHIFYDLFPGFLVKMSSDLLSLALQLPHVEYIEEDSFVFAQSIPWNLERIIPAGHQTEEYSSSSKVPNGSGQVEVYLLDTSIQSDHREIEGRVTITDFNSVPEEDGTRFHRQASKCDSHGTHLAGVVGGRDAGVAKGTSLRSLRVLNCQGKGTVSSTLVGLEFIWKSQLVQPSGPVVVLLPLAGGYSRILNTACQRLARTGVVLVAAAGNFRDDACLYSPASAPEVITVGATNVRDQPVTLGTLGTNFGRCVDLFAPGKDIIGASSDCSTCFTSQSGTSQAAAHVAGIVAMMLTLEPELTLAELRQRLIHFSTKDVINMAWFPEDQRVLTPNLVATLPPSTHVAGGQLLCRTVWSAPSGPTRTATATARCAAEEELLSCSSFSRSGRRRGDRIEATGGQQVCKALNAFGGEGVYAVARCCLLPHANCSIHTTPAARASLETRAHCHQEDHVLTGCSFHWEVEDIGVQQPALLRPRHQPGQCVGHREASVHASCCHAPGLECKIKEHGVSGPTEQVTVACEAGWTLTGCNALSGASVTLGAYAVDNMCVARSRDTDVAGRAGEEATVAAAICCRSRPSAKASWAHQ, encoded by the exons ATGGGCGCCCGCTGCTTTGTGCGGCTGCGGTGGCCGCTGtcgccactgctgctgctgttgctgttactGCACCCGGTGGGCGCCGGTGCCCAGGACGAGGATGCTGACTACGAGGAGCTGATGCTAGCCCTCCGGTCCCAGGAGGATGGTCTGGCCGATGAGGTCCCGCACATGGCCACCGCCACCTTCCGTCGTTGCTCTAAG GAGGCCTGGAGGCTGCCAGGCACCTACGTGGTGGTGCTGACCGAGAAGACACAGCGACTGCAGATTGAACAAGCCATCCATCGCCTGCAGACCAGGGCTGCCCGCCGGGGCTATGTCATCAAGGTTCTGCACATCTTCTATGACCTCTTCCCTGGCTTCTTGGTGAAGATGAGCAGTGACCTGCTGAGCCTG GCCCTGCAGTTACCCCACGTGGAGTACATCGAGGAAGACTCCTTTGTCTTCGCCCAGAGCATCCCGTGGAACCTGGAGCGGATTATCCCAGCAGGGCACCAGACAGAGGAATACAGCTCCTCCAGTAAGGTCCCCA ATGGAAGTGGCCAGGTGGAGGTATATCTCTTAGACACCAGCATCCAGAGTGACCATCGGGAAATTGAGGGCAGGGTCACCATCACTGACTTCAACAGCGTGCCTGAGGAGGATGGGACACGCTTCCACAGGCAG GCAAGCAAGTGCGACAGCCATGGCACCCACCTGGCAGGCGTGGTCGGCGGCCGGGATGCTGGTGTGGCCAAGGGCACCAGCCTGCGCAGTCTGCGTGTGCTCAACTGTCAAGGGAAGGGCACAGTCAGCAGCACCCTCGTAG gtCTGGAGTTTATTTGGAAAAGCCAGCTAGTCCAGCCTTCAGGGCCAGTAGTAGTCCTGCTGCCCCTGGCGGGTGGGTATAGCAGGATCCTCAACACTGCCTGCCAGCGCCTGGCAAGGACTGGGGTAGTGTTGGTTGCTGCAGCTGGCAACTTCCGGGATGATGCCTGCCTCTACTCCCCAGCCTCTGCACCAGAG GTCATCACAGTTGGGGCCACCAATGTCCGGGACCAGCCAGTCACCCTGGGGACCTTGGGGACCAACTTTGGCCGCTGTGTGGACCTCTTTGCTCCTGGGAAGGACATCATTGGTGCCTCCAGTGACTGCAGCACCTGCTTCACGTCCCAGAGCGGGACGTCACAGGCTGCTGCCCACGTGGCTG GCATTGTAGCCATGATGCTGACTCTGGAGCCAGAGCTCACTTTGGCCGAGCTGCGGCAGAGGCTGATCCACTTCTCTACCAAAGACGTCATCAACATGGCCTGGTTCCCTGAAGACCAGCGGGTGCTGACCCCCAACCTGGTGGCCACACTGccccccagcactcatgtggccG GCGGGCAACTGCTCTGCAGGACGGTGTGGTCAGCACCCTCGGGGCCCACACGGACAGCCACCGCTACAGCCCGCTGTGCCGCAGAAGAGGAGCTGCTGAGCTGTTCCAGCTTCTCCAGGAGCGGGAGGCGACGTGGTGATCGGATTGAG GCTACAGGGGGGCAGCAGGTCTGCAAGGCCCTCAATGCATTTGGAGGTGAGGGGGTCTACGCTGTCGCTAGGTGCTGCCTGCTTCCCCATGCCAACTGTAGCATCCACACCACGCCTGCAGCCAGAGCTAGCCTGGAGACCCGTGCCCACTGCCACCAGGAGGACCACGTCCTCACAG GCTGCAGCTTCCACTGGGAGGTGGAAGACATTGGGGTCCAGCAGCCGGCTCTGCTGAGGCCCAGACATCAGCCTGGCCAGTGCGTTGGCCACCGGGAGGCCAGCGTCCatgcttcctgctgccatgccccagGCCTGGAGTGCAAAATCAAGGAGCATGGGGTCTCAGGCCCTACAGAGCAG GTCACCGTGGCCTGTGAGGCAGGCTGGACCCTGACTGGATGCAATGCTCTCTCTGGGGCATCCGTCACTCTGGGGGCCTACGCCGTGGACAACATGTGTGTGGCAAGAAGCCGTGACACCGACGTGGCAGGCAGGGCCGGTGAGGAAGCCACAGTAGCTGCTGCCATCTGCTGCCGGAGTCGGCCTTCAGCAAAGGCCTCCTGGGCTCACCAGTGA
- the Pcsk9 gene encoding proprotein convertase subtilisin/kexin type 9 isoform X3: MGARCFVRLRWPLSPLLLLLLLLHPVGAGAQDEDADYEELMLALRSQEDGLADEVPHMATATFRRCSKEAWRLPGTYVVVLTEKTQRLQIEQAIHRLQTRAARRGYVIKVLHIFYDLFPGFLVKMSSDLLSLALQLPHVEYIEEDSFVFAQSIPWNLERIIPAGHQTEEYSSSSKVPNGSGQVEVYLLDTSIQSDHREIEGRVTITDFNSVPEEDGTRFHRQASKCDSHGTHLAGVVGGRDAGVAKGTSLRSLRVLNCQGKGTVSSTLVGLEFIWKSQLVQPSGPVVVLLPLAGGYSRILNTACQRLARTGVVLVAAAGNFRDDACLYSPASAPEVITVGATNVRDQPVTLGTLGTNFGRCVDLFAPGKDIIGASSDCSTCFTSQSGTSQAAAHVAGIVAMMLTLEPELTLAELRQRLIHFSTKDVINMAWFPEDQRVLTPNLVATLPPSTHVAGGQLLCRTVWSAPSGPTRTATATARCAAEEELLSCSSFSRSGRRRGDRIEATGGQQVCKALNAFGGEGVYAVARCCLLPHANCSIHTTPAARASLETRAHCHQEDHVLTGCSFHWEVEDIGVQQPALLRPRHQPGQCVGHREASVHASCCHAPGLECKIKEHGVSGPTEQAGLRLLLSR, from the exons ATGGGCGCCCGCTGCTTTGTGCGGCTGCGGTGGCCGCTGtcgccactgctgctgctgttgctgttactGCACCCGGTGGGCGCCGGTGCCCAGGACGAGGATGCTGACTACGAGGAGCTGATGCTAGCCCTCCGGTCCCAGGAGGATGGTCTGGCCGATGAGGTCCCGCACATGGCCACCGCCACCTTCCGTCGTTGCTCTAAG GAGGCCTGGAGGCTGCCAGGCACCTACGTGGTGGTGCTGACCGAGAAGACACAGCGACTGCAGATTGAACAAGCCATCCATCGCCTGCAGACCAGGGCTGCCCGCCGGGGCTATGTCATCAAGGTTCTGCACATCTTCTATGACCTCTTCCCTGGCTTCTTGGTGAAGATGAGCAGTGACCTGCTGAGCCTG GCCCTGCAGTTACCCCACGTGGAGTACATCGAGGAAGACTCCTTTGTCTTCGCCCAGAGCATCCCGTGGAACCTGGAGCGGATTATCCCAGCAGGGCACCAGACAGAGGAATACAGCTCCTCCAGTAAGGTCCCCA ATGGAAGTGGCCAGGTGGAGGTATATCTCTTAGACACCAGCATCCAGAGTGACCATCGGGAAATTGAGGGCAGGGTCACCATCACTGACTTCAACAGCGTGCCTGAGGAGGATGGGACACGCTTCCACAGGCAG GCAAGCAAGTGCGACAGCCATGGCACCCACCTGGCAGGCGTGGTCGGCGGCCGGGATGCTGGTGTGGCCAAGGGCACCAGCCTGCGCAGTCTGCGTGTGCTCAACTGTCAAGGGAAGGGCACAGTCAGCAGCACCCTCGTAG gtCTGGAGTTTATTTGGAAAAGCCAGCTAGTCCAGCCTTCAGGGCCAGTAGTAGTCCTGCTGCCCCTGGCGGGTGGGTATAGCAGGATCCTCAACACTGCCTGCCAGCGCCTGGCAAGGACTGGGGTAGTGTTGGTTGCTGCAGCTGGCAACTTCCGGGATGATGCCTGCCTCTACTCCCCAGCCTCTGCACCAGAG GTCATCACAGTTGGGGCCACCAATGTCCGGGACCAGCCAGTCACCCTGGGGACCTTGGGGACCAACTTTGGCCGCTGTGTGGACCTCTTTGCTCCTGGGAAGGACATCATTGGTGCCTCCAGTGACTGCAGCACCTGCTTCACGTCCCAGAGCGGGACGTCACAGGCTGCTGCCCACGTGGCTG GCATTGTAGCCATGATGCTGACTCTGGAGCCAGAGCTCACTTTGGCCGAGCTGCGGCAGAGGCTGATCCACTTCTCTACCAAAGACGTCATCAACATGGCCTGGTTCCCTGAAGACCAGCGGGTGCTGACCCCCAACCTGGTGGCCACACTGccccccagcactcatgtggccG GCGGGCAACTGCTCTGCAGGACGGTGTGGTCAGCACCCTCGGGGCCCACACGGACAGCCACCGCTACAGCCCGCTGTGCCGCAGAAGAGGAGCTGCTGAGCTGTTCCAGCTTCTCCAGGAGCGGGAGGCGACGTGGTGATCGGATTGAG GCTACAGGGGGGCAGCAGGTCTGCAAGGCCCTCAATGCATTTGGAGGTGAGGGGGTCTACGCTGTCGCTAGGTGCTGCCTGCTTCCCCATGCCAACTGTAGCATCCACACCACGCCTGCAGCCAGAGCTAGCCTGGAGACCCGTGCCCACTGCCACCAGGAGGACCACGTCCTCACAG GCTGCAGCTTCCACTGGGAGGTGGAAGACATTGGGGTCCAGCAGCCGGCTCTGCTGAGGCCCAGACATCAGCCTGGCCAGTGCGTTGGCCACCGGGAGGCCAGCGTCCatgcttcctgctgccatgccccagGCCTGGAGTGCAAAATCAAGGAGCATGGGGTCTCAGGCCCTACAGAGCAG GCTGGGCTGCGTTTGCTCTTGTCCAGATAA